From the Oryzias latipes chromosome 22, ASM223467v1 genome, one window contains:
- the LOC110017476 gene encoding arginine/serine-rich protein 1 — translation MAEQVNSHSAMAEARHTDGLNVIFDQKSPGSSSHSRSRSRSSSSSSSRRSRSSGSGHYKRRGRRDRSSSSSSSRSSSRSRSSSRSRSRSRSRSHPRCRRRSSRCRCDEHRRSGRRLYRRSPSRRYRAHSRSYSRSPTPDRYYRRRRYSRSRSRSSGRWSRYRRPVGQFRSRFTLSPSPPRFYRRRSRSRSPVRSVSLSLDDKRKLLEAAKANAMRILGVEKIELPESVKPILSEEPEPRPLSPEPLVRRRQGSERTGPQDIEVEPEVSSPRPSSKGQIAFSLNNSVAKPTAAAPSPAKLTSRVDSYESRKPYGSWIPIGSGQSARK, via the exons ATGGCTGAACAAGTAAATTCTCACTCTGCAATGGCCGAGGCTCGCCACACCGATGGCCTCAATGTGATCTTTGACCAGAAAAGCCCCGGATCTTCTTCCCATTCCCGGTCCCGGtcgaggagcagcagcagttccaGCAGCCGCAGGAGCCGCTCTTCTGGTTCTGGTCACTACAAGAGACGAGGAAGACGGGAcagatcttcatcttcatcttcctcccgTTCATCCTCGAGGAGCCGGTCCTCGTCTCGGTCCAGGTCTCGGTCTAGGTCTCGGTCTCATCCCCGCTGCCGCCGACGCTCATCTCGCTGTCGCTGTGATGAACACAGAAGATCTGGCCGGCGCCTCTACCGTCGCTCCCCATCACGTCGCTACAGAGCCCATTCCCGCTCCTACAGCCGATCCCCAACACCAGACAGATACTACCGCCGTCGCAGATATTCAAGATCCCGCTCCAGGTCTTCAGGTCGCTGGAGTCGCTACAGGAGACCAGTTGGCCAGTTTAGAAGCAGGTTCACTCTATCTCCATCCCCGCCAAGATTTTACAGGCGCAGATCCAGATCCAGGAGTCCGGTGCGCTCTGTCAGTTTAAGCCTTGACG ATAAAAGGAAACTGCTTGAAGCTGCTAAGGCTAACGCCATGAGGATCCTTGGGGTGGAGAAGATAGAGCTTCCTGAGAGTGTGAAACCCATCCTATCAGAGGAACCAGAGCCCAGACCACTGTCACCAGAACCACTGGTCAGGAGGAGGCAAGGTTCTGAAAGGACTGGACCTCAG GACATTGAGGTGGAGCCTGAAGTGTCCAGCCCGAGACCGTCTTCTAAAGGGCAAATTGCCTTCAGCTTGAAT aatTCTGTGGCCAAACCAACTGCAGCTGCTCCATCTCCTGCTAAGCTAACGTCGAGAGTGGACAGCTATGAAAGCAGGAAGCCCTACGGCAGCTGGATTCCAATCGGTTCGGGCCAAAGTGCACGCAAATGA
- the rsrp1 gene encoding arginine/serine-rich protein 1, with protein sequence MAEQVNSHSAMADARHTDGLNVIFDQKSPGSSSHSRSRSRSSSSSSSRRSRSSGSGHYKRRGRRDRSSSSSSSRSSSRSRSSSRSRSRSHPRCRRRSSRCRCDEHRRSGRRLYRRSPSRRYRAHSRSYSRSPTPDGYYRRRRYSRSRSRSPSRPFGHWRKYRRPVSPLRFRFSPSPYGFYRGRSRSRSRSRSPVRSVSLSLDDKRKLLEAAKANAMRILGVEKIELPESVKPILSEEPEPRPLSPEPLVRRRQGSERTGPQDRDVEPGVSNPMMSPKRHIAFSTNNSVAKPTAAAPSPAKLTSGVDSYESRKPYGSWIPIGSGQSARK encoded by the exons ATGGCCGAACAAGTAAATTCTCACTCTGCAATGGCCGATGCTCGCCACACCGATGGCCTCAATGTGATCTTTGACCAGAAAAGCCCCGGATCTTCTTCCCATTCCCGGTCCCGGtcgaggagcagcagcagttccaGCAGCCGCAGGAGCCGCTCTTCTGGTTCTGGTCACTACAAGAGACGAGGAAGACGGGAcagatcttcatcttcatcttcctcccgTTCATCCTCGAGGAGCCGGTCCTCGTCTCGGTCCAGGTCTCGGTCTCATCCCCGCTGCCGCCGACGCTCATCTCGCTGTCGCTGTGATGAACACAGAAGATCTGGCCGGCGCCTCTACCGTCGCTCCCCATCACGTCGCTACAGAGCCCATTCCCGCTCCTACAGCCGATCCCCAACACCAGACGGATACTACCGCCGTCGCAGATATTCAAGATCCCGCTCCAGGTCTCCGTCCAGGCCTTTTGGTCACTGGAGGAAATACAGGAGACCTGTGAGCCCGCTCAGATTCCGATTCTCTCCGTCCCCATATGGATTCTACAGGGGTCGATCCAGATCTAGATCCAGATCCAGGAGTCCTGTGCGCTCTGTCAGTTTAAGCCTTGACG ATAAAAGGAAACTGCTTGAAGCTGCTAAGGCTAACGCCATGAGGATCCTTGGAGTGGAGAAGATAGAGCTTCCTGAGAGTGTGAAACCCATCCTATCAGAGGAACCAGAGCCCAGACCACTGTCACCAGAACCACTGGTCAGGAGGAGGCAAGGTTCTGAAAGGACTGGACCTCAG gacAGAGACGTTGAGCCTGGCGTGTCCAACCCCATGATGTCTCCAAAAAGACACATTGCTTTCAGCACAAAT AATTCTGTGGCCAAACCAACTGCAGCAGCTCCATCTCCTGCTAAGCTAACGTCGGGAGTGGACAGCTATGAAAGCAGGAAGCCCTACGGCAGCTGGATTCCAATCGGTTCGGGCCAAAGTGCACGCAAATGA